Proteins from a single region of Chloroherpeton thalassium ATCC 35110:
- a CDS encoding BMP family lipoprotein codes for MRKVVLLLLALMTLFSACKSGSEKKEESSTSKLKVGLVFDVGGRGDKSFNDASYKGLEKAKKELGIAYEYIEPPGEGADRETALRQLASQPDIDLIFGIGFIFSNDITAIAKEFPEKKFACVDFSIDTSRQIPENLSAITFEEQKGSYLIGTLASLVTKTGKIGFIGGMESPLIKKFERGYVEGARAINPDVQIEIGYVGLTASAFKNPAKAKELALGQYAKGVDIIYQASGASGLGVFEAARQEKKYLIGTDQNQEDEVPGQVVTSLIKAVDFAVFTTVEDVINNKFKGGNTVYGIESRGTDYIYNDKNKPFITDEIRKKVESVRQKIIDGEIKIEEGA; via the coding sequence GTGAGAAAAGTTGTTCTATTGCTTTTAGCTTTAATGACGCTGTTCAGTGCGTGCAAAAGTGGTTCGGAAAAGAAAGAAGAAAGCAGCACCAGCAAATTAAAAGTGGGCTTGGTTTTTGATGTTGGCGGTCGGGGTGATAAATCGTTCAATGATGCTTCTTATAAAGGGTTGGAGAAGGCCAAAAAGGAATTAGGCATTGCGTATGAATACATTGAGCCACCAGGTGAAGGCGCAGATCGTGAAACCGCACTTCGACAATTGGCTTCCCAGCCAGATATTGATCTGATTTTTGGCATCGGCTTTATTTTTAGCAACGATATTACAGCAATTGCCAAAGAATTTCCCGAAAAGAAGTTTGCCTGTGTCGATTTCAGTATTGATACTTCGCGCCAAATTCCAGAAAATCTTTCAGCCATTACATTTGAAGAACAGAAAGGTTCTTACTTAATTGGCACGTTAGCAAGCTTAGTGACCAAAACGGGAAAAATCGGTTTTATCGGCGGCATGGAATCGCCGCTGATCAAAAAGTTTGAACGTGGTTATGTAGAAGGTGCGCGTGCGATAAATCCTGATGTTCAAATTGAAATTGGTTATGTGGGCTTAACGGCCAGCGCTTTTAAAAATCCAGCCAAAGCCAAAGAACTTGCATTAGGCCAGTATGCGAAAGGTGTAGATATCATTTATCAGGCTTCGGGTGCAAGTGGGTTAGGTGTTTTTGAAGCGGCGCGTCAAGAGAAAAAATACTTGATTGGAACTGATCAAAACCAGGAAGATGAAGTGCCAGGTCAAGTTGTAACCAGCCTGATTAAAGCCGTTGATTTTGCCGTTTTCACAACAGTGGAGGATGTCATCAACAACAAGTTTAAAGGTGGCAATACGGTGTATGGTATTGAAAGCAGAGGAACGGATTATATTTATAATGATAAGAACAAGCCGTTTATAACGGATGAGATTCGCAAGAAAGTCGAAAGCGTTAGACAAAAAATCATCGATGGTGAAATTAAAATTGAAGAAGGCGCTTAA
- the purE gene encoding 5-(carboxyamino)imidazole ribonucleotide mutase: MSASSQPSQENFKIQSSDEPLVGIIMGSDSDLTTMIDAPKVLSEFGIPYEVRVVSAHRTPDDMATYAKAARQRGLQVIIAGAGGAAHLPGMTASYTTLPVIGVPVVSKALGGVDSLYSIVQMPAGIPVATVAIGNAKNAGLLAAQILSTSDAELAKKLDAYRANMAQMSRYKNKNL; encoded by the coding sequence ATGTCTGCATCATCTCAGCCCAGCCAAGAAAATTTCAAAATCCAATCGTCCGATGAGCCACTTGTTGGTATTATTATGGGCTCAGATTCCGACCTCACAACCATGATAGACGCGCCAAAAGTGCTTTCCGAATTTGGGATTCCATACGAAGTGCGCGTGGTTTCTGCTCATCGCACACCCGACGATATGGCCACTTACGCCAAAGCCGCTCGCCAAAGAGGCTTGCAGGTTATTATTGCTGGCGCTGGCGGCGCAGCTCACCTTCCTGGCATGACTGCATCTTATACCACGCTGCCTGTTATCGGTGTGCCCGTTGTATCCAAAGCGTTAGGCGGCGTAGATTCGCTTTACTCGATTGTTCAAATGCCAGCAGGCATTCCCGTTGCTACCGTCGCAATTGGCAACGCTAAAAATGCCGGTTTGCTTGCCGCACAAATTCTATCCACTTCGGATGCTGAGCTTGCCAAAAAATTAGACGCTTACCGCGCAAACATGGCACAAATGTCCAGATATAAAAACAAAAATCTTTGA
- a CDS encoding TonB family protein yields MGRVTDETGKPIAAATVYVSGETSRAVLTNAQGYYVFLAVPEGQYSVKVFKRGLPRLRTNKIFVPSHITVRKDFSFGDTGEPQRQMLAKAGAPKPLPKPAEPAAPKVETSHEKPVAQPTPTAKPAPAPATEEVALASASTGEMVETTEIKGISTATITDEGLRKAAEQAEEVEKAAIATVEKDVELEGGLAAIVKKIVYPETAKNLKIEGLVVARVYVDESGNLTRIDLLKTAHELLDEEAIRVLSEEAIFKPAKAGNKDVAGALTVPIKFKIAKVTW; encoded by the coding sequence ATGGGAAGAGTGACGGATGAAACGGGTAAACCCATTGCGGCTGCAACGGTTTATGTTTCTGGCGAAACCTCAAGGGCGGTCTTAACCAATGCGCAAGGCTATTATGTTTTTTTAGCCGTCCCGGAAGGGCAGTATAGCGTGAAAGTTTTTAAACGCGGGCTGCCGAGACTTAGAACCAACAAAATCTTTGTGCCCTCTCATATTACCGTGAGAAAAGATTTTAGCTTTGGCGATACGGGCGAACCGCAAAGACAAATGCTGGCTAAAGCTGGCGCGCCAAAACCGCTGCCAAAACCTGCTGAACCAGCTGCGCCTAAGGTAGAAACCTCCCACGAAAAACCAGTAGCACAGCCAACCCCAACAGCTAAACCAGCACCTGCGCCTGCAACTGAAGAAGTGGCACTGGCATCTGCTTCAACAGGAGAAATGGTTGAAACCACTGAAATAAAAGGCATCAGCACCGCTACGATTACAGATGAAGGTCTTAGAAAAGCTGCGGAGCAAGCCGAAGAAGTTGAAAAAGCAGCTATCGCAACCGTCGAAAAAGATGTTGAATTGGAAGGCGGACTGGCAGCCATCGTTAAAAAAATTGTCTATCCAGAAACTGCCAAAAACCTCAAAATTGAAGGGTTGGTTGTTGCTCGTGTGTATGTTGATGAGTCGGGCAACCTCACCCGAATCGACTTGCTGAAAACGGCGCACGAATTGCTCGATGAAGAAGCCATTCGTGTTTTAAGTGAAGAAGCCATTTTTAAACCGGCAAAAGCGGGAAATAAAGACGTGGCCGGCGCTTTGACCGTGCCTATCAAATTTAAAATTGCGAAAGTCACTTGGTAA
- a CDS encoding TonB-dependent receptor — MKRIRLSLVKVAFVLLLVLGVSAESVFAQTGKVSGRVIDKESAEELIGASVSIVGTTKGALTDLDGSYTIAVAPGKYDLRVSYIGYQVKLVKGVDVKAGEVAKQDILMEIEDVQADEIVVEAELSTATEGALLTERKKSLAVSDGISAEFIKKTPDSDAGDAIKRTTGVSVMGGKYVFVRGLGERYSNTQLNGVNIPSPEPEKRVVPMDIIPASLIENIITIKTFLPDQPGTFAGGLVRIKTKEFPDEFQLNFSASGGFNSNAHFNDIWGYDGGSLDFLGIDDGTRELPNYGDISNYSKTQLGNFLSSFDNNTYLPKESRYFPNQSYSVSVADQINVGELPVGFITNLTYSSSAEYKDQYSFFPSPNEGEFDYEWNSQVATYNVNWGGVLNFSTKLNNDNKLGLKTTYNRTAEDEALYSTGIKYYESPTTTLRNTRLRYVERQMWSTQLSGNHYLSWLAKSELEWKAQYASAKRYEPDNKETQFSYDEDTQEYTFYPDNQRNGRYFSDLDDNEYDFLADISVPFKQWDGFKSKFKFGGLYTSKDREFWARRFKFTQIIDMGDGISPEDLFTAYNVAEGYVGLIETTQPTDSYSADEKVAAGYGMVELPLTRDLRFVGGVRVEKNEMTVKSYKDKDKTIPINGGFDETNVLPSLNLIYELNDQMNVRSAFSQTIANPELRELAPFKFDSYRTSMVGNPYLEQTTIQNYDLRWEWFPGFGELIAVSLFYKNIDKPLEVVALAGFGTSPEETVNNGKTATNYGVEFEFRKSLNFITPTLENFSVSTNITFVHSEITQGDSLYRYSTSSGLESFPVATSLRGTRKMQGQSPYVINVNLSYNNTDYGFSGMLLYNIVGERIYRLNGNPNLNYNFIEKPRNQLDLSLSKTLNTNFKVKLNIKNILNDRYLIMFGDDVAERYKTGTTYSFSLSYAL, encoded by the coding sequence ATGAAAAGAATCAGACTCTCATTAGTGAAAGTTGCTTTTGTCTTGCTTCTTGTTTTAGGTGTATCCGCTGAATCGGTTTTTGCACAAACAGGTAAAGTTAGTGGCCGCGTTATAGATAAGGAATCAGCTGAGGAGCTTATCGGCGCTAGCGTTTCGATTGTTGGTACAACCAAGGGCGCGTTGACTGATTTGGATGGAAGCTATACCATCGCAGTTGCGCCAGGAAAATACGATTTGCGGGTTTCATATATCGGCTATCAGGTCAAGCTTGTAAAAGGGGTTGATGTAAAAGCAGGGGAAGTTGCCAAGCAAGATATTTTGATGGAAATCGAAGATGTGCAAGCTGATGAAATCGTTGTTGAAGCTGAGCTTAGCACCGCAACTGAAGGTGCTCTTTTAACAGAGCGCAAAAAGTCTTTGGCTGTTTCAGATGGTATCAGTGCTGAATTTATTAAGAAAACACCAGACTCTGATGCCGGTGATGCGATTAAGCGCACCACAGGTGTTTCGGTTATGGGTGGAAAATACGTGTTTGTTAGAGGTTTGGGTGAGCGTTACAGCAATACGCAGCTCAACGGCGTGAATATTCCAAGCCCGGAGCCTGAGAAAAGGGTTGTTCCAATGGACATCATCCCTGCGTCGTTAATTGAAAATATTATCACTATAAAAACATTCTTGCCAGATCAGCCAGGTACTTTTGCTGGTGGCCTTGTGAGAATTAAGACGAAGGAATTCCCTGATGAATTTCAGTTAAACTTTAGTGCTTCAGGCGGATTTAACTCAAATGCTCATTTTAACGATATTTGGGGCTATGATGGTGGCAGCTTAGATTTTCTTGGCATAGATGATGGAACAAGAGAACTGCCAAATTATGGTGATATCAGCAATTATTCTAAGACACAATTAGGGAATTTTCTGAGCAGTTTTGATAATAACACCTATCTACCTAAAGAATCACGATATTTTCCGAATCAAAGTTATAGTGTCTCAGTTGCTGATCAGATCAATGTTGGTGAATTGCCAGTTGGGTTTATTACTAACCTGACTTATTCAAGCAGTGCTGAGTATAAAGATCAGTACTCGTTTTTCCCAAGTCCTAATGAAGGGGAGTTTGACTACGAATGGAACAGTCAAGTAGCGACATATAATGTGAATTGGGGTGGCGTATTGAACTTCAGTACAAAGCTTAATAACGATAATAAGCTTGGCTTGAAAACGACTTACAACCGCACTGCTGAGGATGAGGCGCTTTACTCAACAGGTATTAAGTATTACGAGAGCCCAACTACAACGCTTAGAAACACACGTTTAAGATATGTTGAGCGTCAAATGTGGTCAACTCAGCTTTCTGGTAATCACTATTTAAGCTGGTTAGCGAAATCAGAATTAGAGTGGAAAGCACAATATGCGTCAGCTAAACGCTATGAGCCGGATAATAAGGAAACACAATTTTCCTATGATGAGGATACCCAAGAGTATACTTTTTACCCGGACAATCAACGTAACGGACGGTATTTCTCTGACTTAGATGATAACGAGTATGACTTCCTCGCAGATATTTCCGTTCCATTTAAACAGTGGGATGGCTTTAAGTCTAAGTTCAAATTTGGTGGTTTGTACACCTCTAAAGATAGAGAGTTTTGGGCAAGACGATTCAAGTTTACTCAAATAATTGATATGGGTGACGGAATCTCTCCAGAAGATTTATTTACGGCTTACAATGTTGCGGAAGGGTATGTAGGTCTTATAGAAACAACTCAGCCAACCGACTCCTATAGTGCGGATGAAAAAGTAGCTGCAGGTTATGGAATGGTTGAATTGCCATTGACAAGAGATCTTCGTTTTGTTGGCGGTGTTAGAGTTGAAAAAAATGAGATGACCGTCAAGTCATATAAGGATAAAGATAAGACCATTCCGATTAATGGTGGGTTTGATGAAACAAATGTATTGCCGTCATTAAATCTGATTTACGAGTTAAATGATCAGATGAATGTGCGTAGTGCTTTTAGCCAAACAATTGCAAATCCTGAATTAAGAGAGCTCGCTCCATTTAAGTTTGATAGTTATCGTACCTCTATGGTAGGTAATCCTTACTTAGAGCAAACCACTATTCAGAATTATGACTTGCGCTGGGAGTGGTTCCCTGGTTTTGGTGAGTTGATTGCTGTCAGTTTGTTCTATAAGAATATTGACAAACCTCTTGAAGTTGTTGCACTTGCTGGATTTGGTACATCACCAGAAGAAACTGTGAATAACGGTAAAACCGCAACCAACTATGGTGTAGAGTTTGAGTTTAGAAAAAGCTTGAATTTTATAACGCCTACCCTTGAAAACTTTAGCGTTAGCACAAACATCACCTTCGTCCATTCTGAAATCACTCAAGGCGATTCGCTTTACAGATACAGCACCAGTTCCGGTCTTGAAAGCTTCCCTGTCGCTACTTCATTGAGAGGAACAAGAAAGATGCAAGGGCAGTCTCCTTACGTAATCAATGTGAATTTGAGCTACAATAACACTGACTACGGATTTTCTGGTATGCTGCTCTATAACATTGTTGGTGAGAGAATTTACCGGTTGAACGGTAACCCAAATTTAAACTACAACTTTATTGAGAAGCCTCGCAATCAGCTCGATCTCTCTCTTAGCAAAACGTTGAATACGAATTTTAAAGTCAAGCTGAATATCAAGAACATTTTGAATGACCGCTATCTCATTATGTTTGGTGATGATGTGGCTGAGCGTTACAAAACAGGAACTACCTATTCATTTTCTTTATCATATGCTCTATAA
- a CDS encoding NADH-quinone oxidoreductase subunit J family protein produces MALEEFFFFFFGALVITGTLGTVLSKNPVSSALFLVLNFFALGGLYLSLEAQFIAVVQVIVYAGAIMVLFLFTIMLLSLEDESSLIERFDLKKGFAFLISGVFLVEILYIVGFKLTPVKPVSRLTPVQIGDVKTIGKALLTEYVFPFEIISIVLLLAIIGAVLLAKRKVIVGKTAV; encoded by the coding sequence ATGGCGCTTGAAGAATTTTTCTTCTTTTTTTTCGGAGCTTTAGTGATAACGGGCACTTTAGGTACGGTGCTTTCAAAAAATCCTGTCAGCAGCGCTTTATTTTTAGTTTTAAATTTTTTTGCACTGGGCGGATTGTACTTATCGCTTGAGGCTCAATTTATCGCAGTGGTTCAGGTCATTGTATATGCCGGCGCTATTATGGTTCTGTTTTTATTTACCATTATGCTGTTAAGCCTTGAAGATGAAAGCAGCCTGATAGAAAGATTTGATTTAAAAAAAGGGTTTGCCTTTTTAATCAGTGGGGTTTTCCTGGTGGAAATTTTGTATATCGTGGGCTTCAAATTGACACCGGTAAAGCCAGTTTCCAGATTAACACCGGTGCAAATTGGCGATGTGAAAACGATCGGCAAGGCGCTTTTAACTGAATACGTATTTCCTTTTGAAATCATCTCTATTGTTTTGCTTTTGGCCATTATCGGCGCGGTACTTTTGGCTAAGCGAAAAGTGATAGTCGGTAAAACAGCCGTTTAA
- the purK gene encoding 5-(carboxyamino)imidazole ribonucleotide synthase, whose amino-acid sequence MQNKQSDIPTLGILGGGQLARMTAYAAFHLGMSVAIFEEKKDAPCQNITPFHFTGAWNDTAKLTEFAEKSDIITLENEFVAPSTLEFLESLGKPVFPSSKTLKQIQDKFTQKTVLKDHGLPVSQFYPIDSENAAYECGKNLGYPFLIKRRKHGYDGYGNRTVHSEHDIPQALAELGFPNHSVYAEGFIDFELELATMIARSKTGEIVTYPVVETIQENHICKYVIAPARLSSTLIDEVISLAKSAIERLDGVGIFGVEMFLDTDANILINELAPRPHNSGHYTMEACYTSQFQNLLRAIFGWKLGSTQMVIPAAVMVNLLGKRNGLAHLKSVDFSKIPPVANLHIYGKSACRVGRKMGHLTVRGNSVTECLSLAQHLESQIEL is encoded by the coding sequence TTGCAAAACAAACAGTCCGACATTCCAACTTTAGGGATCCTGGGTGGCGGCCAATTGGCACGAATGACTGCGTACGCAGCCTTTCATTTGGGCATGAGCGTCGCAATTTTTGAAGAGAAAAAAGACGCTCCCTGCCAAAACATTACACCATTTCATTTTACCGGCGCATGGAATGACACGGCCAAACTAACCGAGTTTGCAGAGAAAAGCGACATCATTACACTTGAAAATGAATTTGTGGCGCCGTCCACGCTGGAATTTCTTGAATCGTTAGGAAAACCCGTTTTCCCTTCTTCAAAAACATTAAAACAGATTCAGGACAAATTCACGCAAAAAACCGTCCTGAAAGATCATGGCTTGCCGGTTTCTCAATTCTACCCAATTGATTCCGAAAACGCCGCTTACGAATGTGGCAAAAATCTTGGCTATCCATTTTTGATCAAGCGAAGAAAACACGGCTACGACGGCTATGGCAACCGCACCGTGCACTCAGAACATGATATTCCGCAAGCGCTTGCCGAATTAGGGTTTCCAAATCACAGCGTTTATGCTGAAGGCTTTATCGATTTCGAGCTTGAGCTGGCCACCATGATCGCCAGGAGCAAAACCGGCGAAATCGTAACTTATCCGGTTGTTGAGACGATTCAAGAAAATCATATTTGCAAATATGTCATTGCGCCAGCTCGGCTATCGAGCACGCTTATTGATGAAGTTATTTCACTTGCCAAATCAGCCATTGAACGTTTGGATGGCGTTGGGATTTTTGGTGTGGAAATGTTCTTAGACACAGATGCAAATATTCTAATCAACGAATTGGCACCAAGGCCTCACAACTCAGGCCATTACACCATGGAAGCTTGCTACACCTCACAATTTCAGAACTTGCTTCGTGCCATTTTTGGCTGGAAACTTGGCAGCACGCAAATGGTTATTCCAGCAGCCGTCATGGTAAATCTGTTAGGAAAACGAAATGGCCTGGCTCACTTAAAAAGTGTAGATTTCAGCAAAATTCCGCCGGTGGCCAACCTGCATATTTATGGCAAATCGGCATGTAGAGTCGGTAGAAAAATGGGGCACTTAACCGTTAGAGGAAACTCGGTGACAGAATGCCTTTCATTAGCCCAACATCTTGAATCTCAAATTGAACTTTAA
- a CDS encoding cupin domain-containing protein: MKPVEYWIEQLELEPHAEGGFFKEVYRSPDFVASDGLPNRYQTKRALSTSIYFLITDQEFSAFHRLQSDEVWHFYDGDALALHLLTNDGNLKTARLGKNIEAGESLQLVMPGLHWFAAEMTKPNSYALVGCTVSPGFEYSDFELAEKNELLKIYPQHTAIIQRLTRSRASSV, translated from the coding sequence ATGAAACCCGTTGAATATTGGATTGAACAATTAGAGCTTGAGCCGCACGCCGAAGGCGGCTTTTTCAAGGAAGTTTATCGCTCGCCAGACTTCGTGGCCAGCGATGGCTTGCCCAATCGCTACCAAACCAAGCGAGCACTTTCTACCAGCATTTATTTTCTTATTACCGACCAGGAATTCTCCGCTTTTCATCGCTTGCAATCAGATGAAGTTTGGCATTTCTACGACGGCGATGCGTTGGCGCTGCACTTACTGACGAATGACGGTAACTTGAAAACCGCTCGACTCGGCAAAAACATTGAGGCCGGGGAATCCCTTCAGCTTGTCATGCCAGGCTTGCATTGGTTCGCCGCAGAAATGACAAAGCCGAATTCGTATGCGCTCGTGGGCTGTACGGTTTCGCCAGGATTCGAATATTCGGATTTTGAGTTGGCAGAAAAAAACGAGCTTTTAAAAATATATCCGCAGCATACAGCCATCATCCAGCGCTTAACGCGATCTCGTGCATCAAGCGTCTAA